Within the Kineococcus mangrovi genome, the region GCGGGCGCGGTGACCAGCGACAGGGCGGCCCGGGCACCGGCCGGTGCGACGGGCCCGGCGTCCGCCGAGCCGGGGGAGGCGACGAGCATCCCGGCCCGGCCGGCGTCCTCGCCCTTGAGGTGGTCGATGGCGCGGACCGCGTCGGCGGGGCTCGCCACGGCGACGGCGTCGGCGGTGGACCCGAGCGCGGCGGCGATCGCCTGCTCCCAGCCGGGCTCCACGCTCAGCAGCGCCGCGACCGACCCCAGCACCCCGGAGACGGCCGCGCCGGCGGCCAGCAGCGCCCCGGCGCCGTCCTTGCGGGCCAGCCCGATCTCGAGGGCCTCCCTGCGGGCGGTCCACGTCGCGCGCTCGCGCTCGGCGGCCTGCACCTCGGCGCGCGCCTGCTCGTGCGCGGTCTCGGCGGCCTGCAGCGCGTCGGCGGCGGCCTCGTGCTCGGTGTCGAGGTCCTCCTCGCCCTCCTCGACGCCGGCGACCTGGGCCTCCAGGGCGGTGAACGCGGCCTGCGCCTCCTCCCGGCGCCGCTCGGCGTCGGCCAGGGAGGTCGACAGGCGCTCGCGCTCGGCCTCGGCGGCCTCGACGCGGCTGGTGCGCGCGGCGACCTGGCCGCCGAGGCGGGCCAGCCCCTCGCGGCGGTCGGCGGCGACGCGCAGGGCGGCGGCGACCCGCTGGTCCTCGGCGCGGGCGGCCCGGTCCGCCTCGGCGCGGGCCGCGAGGACCTCGTCCAGGGCGGCGCGGCGGGCGGTCACCTGCCCGGCGAGGTCGGCCTCCTCGGCGCGGACGCGGTCGGCGTGGGCCGTCAGCTCCTCGGGATCGCGACGACCGGTCTGCTCCTCCGGTTCGCCCGCCAGCAGCCGGGAACGCTCGGCGGCCAGGGCCTGCACCCCGCGCAGCCGCTCGGCGAGGGCCTCGAGGCGGTGGTGCGTCTCGACGGCACGGGCCAGGTCGGGCGCCGCGGCGGCCGCGGCGCGCTCGGCGGCCTGCAACCGGGCCGAGGCCTCGGACAGGTCGGCCTCCACCTGGGCCTGGCGGGCCTTCAGCGCGGCCTCGTCGGCCTCGTCGCGCTGCAGGGAGCTGCCGGCCTGGACGAGGTCGTCGGCGAGCAGGCGCAACCGCGCGTCGCGCAGGTCGGCCTGGACGACCTGGGCGCGGCGGGCGGCCTCGGCCTGGCGGCCCAGGGGTTTGAGCTGGCGGCGGATTTCGGTGACCAGGTCGGCCACGCGCGTGAGGTTGGCCTCCATCGCGTCGAGCTTGCGCAGCGCCTTCTCCTTGCGGCGCCGGTGCTTCAGGACCCCGGCGGCCTCCTCGATGAACGCGCGGCGCTCCTCCGGGGAGGCGTGCAGGACCGCGTCGATCTGGCCCTGACCGACGATCACGTGCATCTCCCGGCCGATGCCGGAGTCGGACAGCAGCTCCTGGACGTCGAGCAGGCGGCACGTCTGGCCGTTGATCGCGTACTCCGACCCGCCCGTGCGGAACATCGTCCGGGTGATCGTCACCTCGGCGAACTCGATGGGCAGGGCCCCGTCGGAGTTGTCGATCGTCAGGCTCACCTCGGCGCGCCCGAGGGCCGAGCGCCCCTCGGGGCCGGTGGTGCCGGCGAAGATGACGTCCTCCATCTTCCCGCCGCGCAGGCTCTTGGCGCTGCTCTCCCCCATGACCCAGGTGAGGGCGTCCAGGACGTTCGACTTGCCCGAGCCGTTGGGGCCGACCACGCACGTGATCCCCGGCTGCAGCCGCAGCGTCGTCGCGGAGGCGAACGACTTGAACCCCTTGAGGGTGAGGGTCTTCAGGTGCACGGGGTCAGAGCCTAACGAGGCGCGGGCCCGGACCGGCCGAGGCGAGCCGGGCCGGTGACCGCGTCGTGCGGGACCGTCGACCCGCCGCCCGGTCATCACGAGGCGGAATGACCGCTGAGACGACACGCGATGCGCTCGATCCGTGACCGCCCGAGGTTGTACAACGGTGGAAGACGAGACCGAGATCCGGAAGGACCCCTGTGCCGACCCGCCCCGCCGGTCGTACCCGCCCCACGCGCCCCGAGCACCCCGCCCGCCCCCGCCGCTCCCCGTTCCGCGCCCTGCCCGGCCCCCGCACCGCCCCGGGCCCCCTGCCCGCCGGCGGCCCCGCGGGCCGCCCCGTCGACGAGGTGCCCCTGCGCCTGCTGGTGACGCTGGCCCTCCTGTGCGCGATCGGCCCCCTCGCCGTCGACGCGTACCTGCCGACCTTCCCGGACCTGGCCACGGACCTGTCGACCAGCGCGGCCCGCGTCCAGCTGACGCTGACGACGTTCATGCTCGGGATGGCCGCCGGCCAGCTCGTCCTGGGTCCCCTGTCCGACCGCCTCGGCCGCCGTCGCCTGCTGCTGACCGGCACCCTCGTGACCTTCCTCGCCGGCGTCGTGTGCGCCCTGACGCCCTCGATCGGCGTCCTCGTCGTCGCCCGCCTCGTGCAGGGCGTCGCCGGGGCCGCCGGGGTCGTCATCGGCCGCGCCGTCGTCGCCGACCTCGCCACCGGCCGGGCCGCGGCCCGGGCCTTCTCCACGCTCGGCGTCATCGGCGGGGTGGCCCCCGTCGTGGCGCCGCTGCTCGGGGGCCTCGTCGCCGGGCACGGCGGCTGGCGCGGGATCTTCGCCCTCACCGCGGTCGCCGCGCTCGTCATGGTCGTCGCGGCCTGGTTCGTCGTGCCCGAGACGCTGCCCGCCGAACGCCGCCACGCCGGCGGGGCGCGCGAGGTGGCCCGCACGGCGCGCGCGGTCCTGTCGCGCCGCGGCTACGTCGGCTACGTCGGCACCCTCGTCCTGGTGTTCGGGACCGTCTTCTCCTACGTGTCGGCCTCGCCGTTCGTGCTGCAGAACGTCGTGGGCCTCTCGACCGGGACGTTCTCCCTCGTCTTCGCCACCAACGCCCTGGGGATCGCCGCCGGGGGCGCCGTCTCCACGCGGGCCCTGCGCCGGTTCGACCCCTCCCAGGTCCTGACGACCGGGGTGCTCCTGCAGCTCACCTGCGCCGCCGGGCTGTTCCTGACGGTCCTCGCCCTCGACGCCTGGACCCCCGCCGTGCTCGTCCTGCTGTGGTTCACCGTGTTCAGCGTCGGTCTCGTCTTCGGGAACGCGACGGCGCTCGCGATCGAGCAGGTGCGCTTCGCCTCGGGCACCGGGTCCGCCCTGCAGGGGGCGCTGCAGTTCACGGTCGGCGCCCTGGTCTCCCCGCTCGTCGGCCTCGCCGGTGAGCACTCCGCGGTGCCGATGGTGACGACGATGCTGACGTGCACCGGCCTGGCCGCGGTGATGCTGTTCCTCGTCGCGCGGCCGGCGCGCCGCGCGCGCACCGGGGCCTGACCCCGGCCCTACCGCGTCCGGAACCCCGAGAGGCCCTCGGCGGGTCCCCAGTGGTCGGTGACCCGGGCGACCCGCCCGGGGCGCCCGTGCTGGGTGGGGTCGGCGCGCAGACGCGACAGCAGCTGCCGCAGCGCGTCGCGCTCGCCCTCGACGACGACCTCCACCCGGCCGTCGGGGGTGTTCTCTGCGGTCCCGGTCACGCCGAGCTCCTCGGCCTGGCGCTGGGTCCACCAGCGGAAGCCGACGCCCTGGACGTGGCCGGTGACGAGGACGGTGAGGCGTTCCACGCACGGCACCCTAGGGGACGGTCAGGCGTACACCGGGCCGCCGCTGATCCCGAAGAACTCCTCCAGGGTCGCCACCCGCGCCTCGGTCAACCGCTGCACCAGGTCGGTGCCCACCCAGCGCCAGTGCCAGGGTTCGGCGTCGTAGCCCGTCACCGCCGTCGCCCCCTCGGGGTAGCGCAGGAGGAACCCGTGGCGACCGGCGTGGGCGCGCAACCAGTCCGACTCCGGGGTCTGCCCGAAGCAGTCCTCCAGCAGGCACCCCGGCGCCGTCCGGCCGCCGAAGTCCACCGCCAGCCCCGTCTGGTGCTCGCTGTAGCCGGGGCGGGCCGAGACGCTCTCGGCGGTCTCCAGCCCGTCGCGCACGACGGCGTCGTCGTGCACCGCCGTCTGCCGCTGGAAGGAGCGGTAGCCGCTCGTGACGCTGAGGCCGACCCCGTCGCGGCGCGCGTCCTCCAGCAGCGCCCGCAGGTCCGGGGCGATGACGGCGGCCACCTCCTTGCCCGCCACGACGGCCAGCGCCGGGGCGTAGTCGCGCGGGTCCAGCGGGTGCTGCTTGTTGACCACGACCCACGGGCTGGCGGCCTCGGTGCGCGAAGGCCCCTGGACCTGCGCCGGGGTGGCCGGTGACGCGACGACCGCCTGCGGGGCGGCGGGCGCGACCTCCCCGGCGACCTCCCCGGCGGCTCCCGCCGCCGCCGGAGCGCCCCCGGCCGGGACGGCACCGGGGTCCTCACCGGTCAGCCGCGCCGCGAGGGCCCCACCGCCGACACCGGCGGCGAGCAGACCCGCGAGGAGCAGGCGGCGGGCCACGACGGCCTCGTGGCTGAACCGCCGCCGCCCGTCGGGCAGCACCTCGGGGGCGAACGGCGAGCGCGGCGGCCGGGTGCCCGGGCGGGTCATGCGGCGATCCTCCCAGCGCGGCGCGCGCAGGTCACGCGCCGCGCCGGGGGGACTCAGCCGGTGACGCTGTGCTCGCCGGCGGTGAGTTCGCGTTCACTGCCGTCGGGCAGCCGCAGGAGGGCGGACGTGCCCGCGGGGACGGTCACGTCGACGCTGAGGGCGTCGCCGTCCTGCCGCCAGCTGACGGCGAGCCGGCCGTGGGGCGTCTCCAGGGCCCCCCGGGCCCAGGTGATCCCGCCGCCGGGCTGCGGCGCCACGAGGGAGCGCGCGTACCCCGGCTCCAGGGGCGAGAGGCCCGCCACGACGCGGTGCATCCAGTCCGCGACGGCTCCCAGGGCGTAGTGGTTGAAGCTCGTCATCTGCCCGGGGTTGATCGTCCCGTCGGGCAGCATCGAGTCCCACCGCTCCCAGATCGTGGTGGCCCCCATCGTCACGGGGTACAGCCACGACGGGCAGCTCTCCTCCAGCAGCAGCCGGTAGGCCTCCTGCAGGTGGCCCGTCGAGGTGAGGGCGTCGGTGACGTAGGGCGTACCGGCGAAACCCGTCGAGACCCGGTACCCCGCCTCGGCGACGACCTCGGCGAGCCGGTCACCCGCCTTCGCCGCGAGGTCCCCGTCCAGCAGGCCGAACTCGATGGCCAGCGCGTAGACGGTCGCGCAGTCCGAGCGCACGGTCCCGTCCTCGGAGACGTAGTGCCGCCCGAACGCCGCGCGCAGCCGGTCCGCGAGGGCGTCGAACTCGGCCGCGTCCTGCTCGTGCCCCAGGACGCGAGCCGTGTCGGCCGCCGTCCGGGCCGAGCGGAAGATGGCGGCCGTCGCCACCACGCCCTTGTCGGCCTTCGCGGCCGCGGGGTCGTCCGGCGGCGCGTCGGGGTCGAGCCAGTCGGCGAACTGGAACCCCTCGTCCCACAGGTCCGTCGGGGAGAGCAGACCCTCCACGTGCCGGACGTGCGCGACCGCGGCCGGGTACGCCTCGGCGAGGGCCTCCCGGTCGCCGTACGCCTGCCACAGCGTCCAGGGCAGCCACACCGCGACGTCGGACCAGAAGCACGTCGAGTCGGGGTCCCCGCGCAGGCCCTTCGGCGGGGAGAACTTCAGGACGTCGGGCACCACGTAGGGGGTGATGCCGTCGTGGGCGGCCTGCTCGGCGTCCAGGTCGCGCAGCCAGTCCCGCAGGAACGCCGAGACGTCGAACAGGTAGGCCGCGCTCGGGCCGAAGACGGCGAGGTCACCGGTCCAGCCCAGGCGCTCGTCGCGCTGCGGGCAGTCGGTGGGCACGTCCAGGAAGTTCCCCCTCTGCCCCCACACGACGTTGCGGTGCAGCTGGTTGACGAGCTCGTTCGAGCACTCGAACTCCCCCGTGCGTCGCAGCTGGGAGTGCACGACGACGGCTTCGAGGTCCTCGACGGTGAGCTCGCCGGGCCAGCCGGTGACCTCGGCGTAGCGGAAGCCGTGGAACGTGAACGTCGGTTCGAACGTGTCGGCCCCCCCGGAGAGCGTGAGCCGGTCGGTCGCCGCGGCGGTGCGCAGCGGACGGACGCCCAGCTCGCCGTGCTCGAGCACCTCGGCGTGCCGCAGCGTGATCGTGGAACCCTCCGGGCCGGTGACGGTGAACCGCAACCAGCCGACGAGGTTCTGCCCGAAGTCCACCAGCGTCTTCCCGCTCGGGGACGTCGTCACGGCGACGGGTCGCACGACCTCCTGGCGACGGACCGGGGGACCGACGTGCTCGGTGAGCCGCGCGGTGTCGAACTCCAGCGCGCTGACACCGCTCCAGCCGTCGGCGGGGCCGTCGAGCGCCGCCCAGCGCGGTTCCAGGCGGCGGTGGTCGACGTCCTGACCGTCGTAGATCTCGTCGGCGGTCACGGCCGAGGGGCGCGCCTGCCAGTCCGGGCCGGTGGCGACGACCTGCTCGTGCCCGTCGGCGAAGCGGAGCTCCAGCTGCGCGAACGCGCCGA harbors:
- a CDS encoding multidrug effflux MFS transporter; this encodes MPTRPAGRTRPTRPEHPARPRRSPFRALPGPRTAPGPLPAGGPAGRPVDEVPLRLLVTLALLCAIGPLAVDAYLPTFPDLATDLSTSAARVQLTLTTFMLGMAAGQLVLGPLSDRLGRRRLLLTGTLVTFLAGVVCALTPSIGVLVVARLVQGVAGAAGVVIGRAVVADLATGRAAARAFSTLGVIGGVAPVVAPLLGGLVAGHGGWRGIFALTAVAALVMVVAAWFVVPETLPAERRHAGGAREVARTARAVLSRRGYVGYVGTLVLVFGTVFSYVSASPFVLQNVVGLSTGTFSLVFATNALGIAAGGAVSTRALRRFDPSQVLTTGVLLQLTCAAGLFLTVLALDAWTPAVLVLLWFTVFSVGLVFGNATALAIEQVRFASGTGSALQGALQFTVGALVSPLVGLAGEHSAVPMVTTMLTCTGLAAVMLFLVARPARRARTGA
- a CDS encoding acylphosphatase, giving the protein MERLTVLVTGHVQGVGFRWWTQRQAEELGVTGTAENTPDGRVEVVVEGERDALRQLLSRLRADPTQHGRPGRVARVTDHWGPAEGLSGFRTR
- a CDS encoding M15 family metallopeptidase, translating into MTRPGTRPPRSPFAPEVLPDGRRRFSHEAVVARRLLLAGLLAAGVGGGALAARLTGEDPGAVPAGGAPAAAGAAGEVAGEVAPAAPQAVVASPATPAQVQGPSRTEAASPWVVVNKQHPLDPRDYAPALAVVAGKEVAAVIAPDLRALLEDARRDGVGLSVTSGYRSFQRQTAVHDDAVVRDGLETAESVSARPGYSEHQTGLAVDFGGRTAPGCLLEDCFGQTPESDWLRAHAGRHGFLLRYPEGATAVTGYDAEPWHWRWVGTDLVQRLTEARVATLEEFFGISGGPVYA
- a CDS encoding family 78 glycoside hydrolase catalytic domain, translating into MSPRWHAAMITADEVRQAPLLRRRFTLDDGHGDVTSAVLHVTALGVVEPHLDGEPVSEDVLTPGWSSYEWRLRYVSHDLTPRFAGGAAEHVLGLALGNGWAVGRLAWSGSSGLYSDRIGAFAQLELRFADGHEQVVATGPDWQARPSAVTADEIYDGQDVDHRRLEPRWAALDGPADGWSGVSALEFDTARLTEHVGPPVRRQEVVRPVAVTTSPSGKTLVDFGQNLVGWLRFTVTGPEGSTITLRHAEVLEHGELGVRPLRTAAATDRLTLSGGADTFEPTFTFHGFRYAEVTGWPGELTVEDLEAVVVHSQLRRTGEFECSNELVNQLHRNVVWGQRGNFLDVPTDCPQRDERLGWTGDLAVFGPSAAYLFDVSAFLRDWLRDLDAEQAAHDGITPYVVPDVLKFSPPKGLRGDPDSTCFWSDVAVWLPWTLWQAYGDREALAEAYPAAVAHVRHVEGLLSPTDLWDEGFQFADWLDPDAPPDDPAAAKADKGVVATAAIFRSARTAADTARVLGHEQDAAEFDALADRLRAAFGRHYVSEDGTVRSDCATVYALAIEFGLLDGDLAAKAGDRLAEVVAEAGYRVSTGFAGTPYVTDALTSTGHLQEAYRLLLEESCPSWLYPVTMGATTIWERWDSMLPDGTINPGQMTSFNHYALGAVADWMHRVVAGLSPLEPGYARSLVAPQPGGGITWARGALETPHGRLAVSWRQDGDALSVDVTVPAGTSALLRLPDGSERELTAGEHSVTG